The nucleotide sequence ATTTGCATCAATGTCCAACACCCATGTTTTAGATTTGTTAATCCCGCCGGTGAGATCAGTCCACATTTGTCCGCTTACATAAGCCTCGTCAATGGTTGTAACTTCGAAAGTATAAGGCTCTGCTGTAACAATTCCACCCGGGGATTCCACACTGTAAAAAATAGTGTCTTTTCCTGGAAATGGAATAACAATTGTGTCATTCATTCTTAGAGATGTTCCTACAGGAGTTACCCAATATGGCTGTGCATTAGGAGTTAGACTTTTCAGGATAAACTTATTTGGATTTGTAGCATCTTTTGTTACGGTAAACTTTAAATCACTTTTGTTCGCAAGTGCTCCAAGGTCATAAGTGTCGGGAGTACAAGCTGAGAACAGAAGTATCACTCCCAATAAAGAATACAATATTCTAAATATATTTTTCATACAATTTATTTTTAATGATTAACAATTATCACCAACCTTCATTTTGTTTCAGAGTTCCACTCGAAAGAGTAATCTGTTCGTCCGGAATTTGTTGCAGACCTTTTGTAGCTATAATTTGAGCTTTAAATTGTTCTGCTGTAGGTGGTGTACCTCCGTTGTGGAATATTGAAACCGTTGTATTGTTTGCAATCGTTGTAGCAGCAGTTTCTAGTCCTTGACGTAACAAATCCCAATAGCGAATACCTTCTCCTATAAATTCATGTCTACGTTCATCCAGAATAGCCGCTTTTGAAACAGCAACAGATGTTAATCCCGCACGCGTGCGAACCGCATCAAGATAATCTTGTTTTTTTGGACTTCCCAATTCAGCAGCCATTAACAATACATCGGAATAACGGATGACAAAATAATCCTGAGATGGACCCGTCTGAAAATTAGTGAGAAGAGAATTGCCATTTTTATCACATAAAGAACTGTATTTCTTCAAATAATAACCGGTATATTCCTTTTGGTCTTTTTGATTAGTGAAAGCCAAACTTTCTTCGGCTATTGCAATTATTGAAGCAAATTGACGGGAATCTCCTGATGTAAATGAATTATACAATTTCGGATCAACTGTGCAAGCACCCCAACCATACTGATAAGGGTAAACAGATTGTGTGCGAATACCCTCCATTACCAACCAGTGGTTACCGGTACCATTACTCCAGTTATCAGTGGAAGAATATTTGATTGAAAATACAATTTCAGGATTGGCTTCACCGACATAAGTAACATTTTTTGCAGCTGAAGCAGCAGGCCATAAAGTGTTGAAATCGGGAACTAATGAATGACCGCTGTGAGCAATCACATCTTCTACAGCAGCTAATGCAGTTGCAGCAGTTTCTCCACCAATGGTTGTTTGTTGATTTCCACTACCATAATATCCATCATAGAACAAATAAACACGTGCCAGCAACGATTCGGCTGCCCATTTGGTTACCCTGCCACTTGCAACACTATTGTATGGAGCCGCTTTTAAAATATCTGCAGCATAACGCAAGTCGCTCATAATTTGAGCATAAACATCGGCCGGTACAGCCTGAGGAACGTTTTCAACTGTTGGAGTAATTACCAAAGGAATGTTTCCCCAAAGACGAACCATATCAAAATATAAGTACGCACGTATAAATTTAGCTTCCGCCTTTATTTGATTAACAAAAGTTATCGAACTGTCGCCTTTTGCACCATCGACTTGGTTAATCAACACATTGCAACGATAAATCGCCTGATAGTAAGCTTTCCACGAATCATTAAACATAGAGATGTCTGAAGGCGAAACAGTTTTGTTAAATTCGTCTATCATTTGATAACCAGGACCATCTGTAGCGCCGGTAGCGCCAAAACAGTTATCGGAGAATACTTCTGAACCAACCGGAAATGCAACTCCAGAATTGTAAACCAGGTCTAATCCGTTATAGCAGCCTGTTAGCGCAGTAAGCGCATCGTCTGGAGTCTTATAATACGTTGTAATGTCTTTCTTGGGATCTGTGATCTGTGTAGTCAGAAAATCACTACACGAATTGAGCGAAATCATTGCTCCAAGAGCAAGAGTTATCAATTTATATGTTTTCATATTTAACTTGATTAGAATTTAATGTTAACACCTACTAAGAATATTCTAGGACGTGGATATGATCCATTGTCAATACCTTGTCCAAAGGAATATACACCGGTGGCATCCCCTTCTGAATGTCCAACTTCTGGATCCAACCCGCTGTATTTAGTGAATGTAAACAGATTTTGAGCTGCCACATACAATCTGAATTGGCTAAGATTTTTCAATTTAAGGTTTTTTGCAACATCATAACCAAGTGTTACATTCGAAATTCTCAAATAACTGCCATCGTGAACGTATAGATCCGAAAAATCGCTCCAGTTCTTATTGTCAGTCGTTAATCGAGGCGTTGTATTTGAGGTACCTTCACCGTGCCAGCGACTAAGAATATCTGTTGTCCAGTTGCCAAAACGGCTACCACCGTCTCTGTAAGCTTGTGCAATTTTATTTCCGGCAACTCCATTGGCTGTAACGGATAAGTCAAAGCCCTTATAATTACAAGCAACAGTGAAACCAAAAATATGATGTGGATTCGGGTCGCCGATATTTACTTTATCATCGGCTGTAATTTTACCATCACCATTGGTATCGACATATTTCAAATCACCAGGACTAGCACTTGGTTGCAATACTTTACCATTGCTCTTGTAAGATTGTACTTCGGCTTCATTTTGGAATATCCCGGCTGTTTTATAACCCCAGAAATAACCAATGGGTTGACCTTCTTCAGCGCGAAAAACCTCCGGAGCATTAACATACAAACTGTTGCCTCCACCATGTATAATACCTTCTGCATTAGGTATATTATTCACTTTATTTACATTATACGCATAAGATCCGGTGATTGAGTAAGCAAAATCGGCTCCAAGCTTATCATTGTATGACAACTGAAGTTCAACACCCTTATTGGTAACATCTCCACCGTTGATAAATGGATTAACAGGGACACCAACCGTTGCAGGAAGTGGTCTAGCTATCAGCCAGTCTTTGGTTGTTTTGTTATAAACATCCAAGCTTACATTTAATTTACTGTTCAAGAATCTGGCATCCGCACCTATGTTGGTTTGGTATGATGTTTCCCATTTGGTTTTTTCAACCCCGATTGTTCTAGGATAAGCTCCTGGTGTCAAGGTGGTGTTATCATTTCCAAAATTGTACTGTGCATTTTCCAATTGCATCAATGATAAATAGTTGAATTCGGTGATTGCATCGTTACCATTTGACCCCCAACTTGCGCGCAATTTCAAGAAATCCATCGCATCTTTGGTTGATTCCATAAACGATTCGTTGCTAATTACCCATCCTGCCGACAATGAAGGAAAATAACCCCATTGATGTCCTTTGGCAAAATGGGTTGAACCATCAGCACGAAGAACTGCAGAAGCCATGTATGTTTCTTTGTAATTATAGTTGACACGACCAAAGAAAGAAGCTTGTGCATATAAAGCATTAGCGTTACCGCCGGCAGAAATACCGTGCGTAAGCAACTGTCTATTATTAGCAAGTCTTGTTTGATATTGAAGGTCTGTTTCAGTAGCACCTTGTGGATCTTCAACTATAGAACCACTCTGAGAATAGCCAGTGATTTGCGAAGTACTTAAATATCCATGATTAAAATCACCGAAAAGTGTAGTCCCTGTATTTGATCCGTTCATCCACGAACCCTGAGATTTTCTGATAGAAGAACCAGCTAATACATCGAATTTATGCTCATTGATTTTAAATAGGTAGTTTATGGTATTGTCCCAATTATAGGTATAGTTTTGTGAACTTCCTTGGAATATCTTTTCATATTTATTAAAGGCATAAATCGACAAATAATCGTAGACGGGAGTATAACTATGGTTAGCAGATGAATTATAGTTTAAACCAAAAGTACTTTTAATCTTCAAATTTTTAACAGGCTCTAATTCGGCATATACATCCCCAACCAACGTTTGTGATTTTGTATTGTTCTGATTGTTATATTGCATAAGAGCGTATGGATTTGCTTCTGAGTTAAGCCATGGACCTCCATTGTAAACTGTAGATTTCCGACTATCCAGATATTTACCATCCGGACCATACATCGCCAGTAGAGGAGTAGTTGTCAAAGCACTCCTGAATGAAGTGTTATAAATACCACCATCGCTGATGCCGCTCTTATTATTGAATGAGAAAGTCATGTGCTCACCCACCTTCAATGCACCATCATACATTTTATGTTCGGCATTAGAGCGGAAATTGTAGCGTTCGTAGTTCGACAGTTTTGTTCCACCGATGATACCGCCTTGTTGGGTATATGATAAACCTAAAGAGTATTTTGAACTTGCATCGCCACCATTAGCAGCTAAATTATAGTTTTGTGTAGGAACATCTTTTGAAAGCACTTGATCCAACCAATTGGTTCCGTTTCCTAATGCTGCAATCTGAGATTGATTAAAGTAAGGAGACAGACCAGAATTTATTGCCTGTTCGTTTTGCATGGTTGCATATTCCCGTGCATTCAACAATGGAAGTTTCCGTGCAATATTTTGAATGCCATAGTATGCATCGAACGAAACCTGACCTCCTTTCTTAGCTACAGAATCACCACCTTTTGTTGTGATAAGAACAACACCATTAGCTCCGTTTATACCATAAATAGCGCAAGATGCAGCATCTTTCAAAACATCTACAGCAGCAATATCAGAGTTATTCAAATAGGTGATATCACCTGTTATGACACCATCAACAACATAGAGCGGACCTGAATTACCGACTGTACCAACTCCGCGGATGTTAACCTTAATACCACCACCTGGCTGGCCTGATGTAGTTGTGATATTAACACCAGCCATTTGTCCTTGCATTGCTTGCAAAGCATTAGTTGTATTCAGCTTCTGAAGATCTTCACCCTTCACCTGAACAGTAGCTCCAGTCACCAATTTCTTTTTTTGAACACCGTAACCAACTACCACAACTTCATCTATTGTTTTAGCTGATTCTTTCAGAGATATTTTCAGAGAAGATTGATTTCCGACCGAAACAGACTGGGAAATGAAGCCAACATAAGAGACCTGCAGAACGGCATTATCTCCTGCTGTAACATTAAACTTACCATCCAAATCGGTAATAGTACCTTCTTTTGTACCTTTGACCAGCACTGTTGCACCAATCAATGGTTGACCGTCTGTCGCTGAGACTACAACGCCTTTGATTTTCCTACTGTTTTGCGCATTTGCAGCCATAGCCTGTATGCAACTTGCCAGTAGAAAAGCCATCAGGAACGCTACATTTACGAACTCTTTGATCTTTCTTTTCATGTTCTAAGATTTAATTGATTTGTAATTGGGTTAACATATAAAGCGAGTAAAAACATTTAGCTATAAAACAAACTTACCCAGCTATTTTGTTCTGCTCTTTGTTGCAAGCAGCAATAAAGGAGACGGAATGAAAATCATATCGCAAATGTATCTAAATCGACACCTTCCATTAGTGTTGTTTTGTATCAAACAACACCCTTCTATGTTGCATTATATTTCAGTCAAGACAAAATACATCATACTTTATACATCTCTCTAAATCCCTTCTAATAACGAACTAAAGAGAATATAAACATTATGTCCCTACTGATGATGCCGTATAAATTCTATTTACACTCTTGCGAAAGCCTTCTGGGTGATTTAGGAGTGAGTACACTTAAAGCTTCACCTCTATTTTTTCCCCAGAATAGGTTACTGTTTTGGTTATATTTTCCTGTGCATCAATTCCGGTAGCTATGTCCGGTGCAACGAATACCACATTAAATGTGCGTTGCTTCAGCATTCCGTCAAATTCGCCTTTGCGTTGGCCAATTTCGAGCGTACGAGATTTATCGTTATAGCTGAATGGAATCAGTGCATATTTCCCTTTTTCGTAATCATAGTTCTCACCCTGATCTTCGTAAAGCTCGAATGAACCGTTAGCTCCTGCGTAAACATACAAAGTAATCACATCCGCCGGCTTTTGCGAGGTGTATTCAATCTCCGGGCCAAAAGGAACGATCGAACCCGCTTTGACATAGATAGGCATCCGTTCAAACGGGGCATTTGCGATGATGGATTGTCCGCCTGCCTGGTATTTTCCTGAATAGAGATCATACCATCCTGTATTGGCCGGCAGGTAAAGCTGACGTTCGCGGGCTTTGTACTGATAGACAGGATTGACGAGCAATGATGGACCAAACATAAACTGGTCACCGATATTCAACGCCTTCGTATCGTTACCGAAATCCATCGCCAGACCACGCATGATGGTGTAATCGTTGAAATAAACCTTTCCGGCAAGGCTATAGATATAAGGCATCAGTTTGTAACGCAACTTATCATAGTAAAGCATGGACTGATAAGCCGGATTGGATTCAGATGACATGTTGAACATCTCCCTGCGGGGCGTCTGTCCATGTACACGGAATAACGGAGCAAATGTTCCGAACTGGAACCAACGGGTATTCAGCTCGCGCCATTCATTCATATCTTCGCTACCCTCCTGGGCTTTTTCAAAACGTTTCTGTACGGAGAAACCGCCAATATCCATCGTCCAGTAAGGATTTCCTGAAAGGGCGAAGTTGATTCCCGCGCTAATCTGCGCTTTCATATCTTCCCAACAAGTACCGATATCACCACTCCAGGTAGCCGCTGCATAACCCTGAGAACCGGCAAATCCGGAACGGGTCAACAGAAACACCCGTTGGTTAGGACTGACCGAGCGTTGACCTTCGTAAATTGCCTTTGCATTCATCAATGCATAGGTGTTGAAATATTTGGTAGAAGGTCCCAAAGCAGTCGGGTTCATCAGTTGCTTGCGGTATTCCATGCTGGCATTCGACAAGATGTCGGGTTCGGAAGCATCCATCCACCAGGCGTCAATTCCTTTGGAGAACAGGTGTTCGTTCATCTGGTTCCAGAAGAGTTTGCGCGCGCCGGGAGCATAAGCGTCATAGAAAGAACCAATATAGCCCTCACCTATCCAGTCACGAACACTATCCTGCACGGCACGGCGATACATCCAGCCTTTCGCGTCAAACTCTTTATAATGTTCTGTATTGCAGTAGAACTTCGGCCAAACTGATATCATCACCTTGGCATTCATTGCATGGATATCATCCAGCATCTTCTTCGGATCGGTAAAACGGGCGGGGTCAAAATCGTGGCTACCCCATTGGTCAACGCTCCAGTAAGACCAGTCCTGTACAATGTTATCCAACGGAATGTGACGTTTGCGGAATTCGGCCACGGTATTTACTAGTTCGTCCTGCGTTTTGTAACGCTCGAAGCTTTGCCAGAAGCCCATCGCCCATTTCGGCATCACCTGCGCTTTACCGGTCAGGCGACGCATCCCACCAATTACCTCATCTGCATTATTTCCTTTGATAAAGTAGTAGTCGATCTGGTCAGCCATTTCCGAAGCAAGCGACAATTTTTGTTGCTCTGTATCAGAAACGGGGCTCAGAGCTTTCAGGCTGATATAAGATACTCCGCCATCGGGCTGCCATTCTAATTTCACAGGATAGCGCTTACCTTTTTCCAGGCGAAGATTAAATTTGGCAGAATTGGGATTCCAGGCTGTACGCCATTTGTCCATCATCAACTGATTGTTGATCCAGACCCTGGTGTAACCGGCATAATAGGTGATAAAGCGGAAAAGTCCCGTTTCAGACGGCTCGATTTGACCTTCCCACACGATCTTGGCGTTGTTGAAAGGGAATTTCGCGGGGAAATTCTTTACCGTTTCGAGGTTTTCATAGTCGATAGTAGCTTCGCGGCGTTTCACGAAGATTTTAGAAGGATCGGAGTTCACCAGATAAGTTGCGGTTAGCGCACCCTCTTTTCCCTCCTGGTCATATAGTTTAAACTGGTTGAGTTGTGCATAGTCACGGACATCGCCGAATTTGGTCACCGAGTAGTTGTCCCACAGGATTCCGTAGTTCTTATTGGATACCACGAAAGGAATCGAAACCTTCGTATTGTATTGGTAAAGAATTTCGTTTTTACCTTTATAATTGATCTCATCAGCCTGATGCTGTCCCAATCCGTAGAAGGCTTCATCGGCAGGCGACTCAAACACCTGGCGGACGGAATAACCTTTGGTACCTTCCACTTCGATGCTCTTGAAGGACTTGCCGCCTCCTTTATTTTCCTGAAGAATCACCTTACCGTTTTTATCGAAGAATTTCACCTCGCCGGTCAGGCTGTTTACCTGCGCTTTTAAGGTACGGGTAGATAAAGTAATCAGGTTGCCGTTTTCAGCGATTTGAAATGTAGCAGGTTTGATAACCGCTTCGTCACGGATAATCAGGCTCTTTTCGGTAGGAAATTGATTGCCTGGTACCGCACTCACGTGTACAATATTATCATTCACCACTTCCAGGCGCACGCTCTTTGCAGCAGCTTTCGATTTCGGATTAAGGGTTACA is from Parabacteroides sp. FAFU027 and encodes:
- a CDS encoding RagB/SusD family nutrient uptake outer membrane protein; amino-acid sequence: MKTYKLITLALGAMISLNSCSDFLTTQITDPKKDITTYYKTPDDALTALTGCYNGLDLVYNSGVAFPVGSEVFSDNCFGATGATDGPGYQMIDEFNKTVSPSDISMFNDSWKAYYQAIYRCNVLINQVDGAKGDSSITFVNQIKAEAKFIRAYLYFDMVRLWGNIPLVITPTVENVPQAVPADVYAQIMSDLRYAADILKAAPYNSVASGRVTKWAAESLLARVYLFYDGYYGSGNQQTTIGGETAATALAAVEDVIAHSGHSLVPDFNTLWPAASAAKNVTYVGEANPEIVFSIKYSSTDNWSNGTGNHWLVMEGIRTQSVYPYQYGWGACTVDPKLYNSFTSGDSRQFASIIAIAEESLAFTNQKDQKEYTGYYLKKYSSLCDKNGNSLLTNFQTGPSQDYFVIRYSDVLLMAAELGSPKKQDYLDAVRTRAGLTSVAVSKAAILDERRHEFIGEGIRYWDLLRQGLETAATTIANNTTVSIFHNGGTPPTAEQFKAQIIATKGLQQIPDEQITLSSGTLKQNEGW
- a CDS encoding SusC/RagA family TonB-linked outer membrane protein, translating into MKRKIKEFVNVAFLMAFLLASCIQAMAANAQNSRKIKGVVVSATDGQPLIGATVLVKGTKEGTITDLDGKFNVTAGDNAVLQVSYVGFISQSVSVGNQSSLKISLKESAKTIDEVVVVGYGVQKKKLVTGATVQVKGEDLQKLNTTNALQAMQGQMAGVNITTTSGQPGGGIKVNIRGVGTVGNSGPLYVVDGVITGDITYLNNSDIAAVDVLKDAASCAIYGINGANGVVLITTKGGDSVAKKGGQVSFDAYYGIQNIARKLPLLNAREYATMQNEQAINSGLSPYFNQSQIAALGNGTNWLDQVLSKDVPTQNYNLAANGGDASSKYSLGLSYTQQGGIIGGTKLSNYERYNFRSNAEHKMYDGALKVGEHMTFSFNNKSGISDGGIYNTSFRSALTTTPLLAMYGPDGKYLDSRKSTVYNGGPWLNSEANPYALMQYNNQNNTKSQTLVGDVYAELEPVKNLKIKSTFGLNYNSSANHSYTPVYDYLSIYAFNKYEKIFQGSSQNYTYNWDNTINYLFKINEHKFDVLAGSSIRKSQGSWMNGSNTGTTLFGDFNHGYLSTSQITGYSQSGSIVEDPQGATETDLQYQTRLANNRQLLTHGISAGGNANALYAQASFFGRVNYNYKETYMASAVLRADGSTHFAKGHQWGYFPSLSAGWVISNESFMESTKDAMDFLKLRASWGSNGNDAITEFNYLSLMQLENAQYNFGNDNTTLTPGAYPRTIGVEKTKWETSYQTNIGADARFLNSKLNVSLDVYNKTTKDWLIARPLPATVGVPVNPFINGGDVTNKGVELQLSYNDKLGADFAYSITGSYAYNVNKVNNIPNAEGIIHGGGNSLYVNAPEVFRAEEGQPIGYFWGYKTAGIFQNEAEVQSYKSNGKVLQPSASPGDLKYVDTNGDGKITADDKVNIGDPNPHHIFGFTVACNYKGFDLSVTANGVAGNKIAQAYRDGGSRFGNWTTDILSRWHGEGTSNTTPRLTTDNKNWSDFSDLYVHDGSYLRISNVTLGYDVAKNLKLKNLSQFRLYVAAQNLFTFTKYSGLDPEVGHSEGDATGVYSFGQGIDNGSYPRPRIFLVGVNIKF
- a CDS encoding TIM-barrel domain-containing protein, with product MKKLMICVVAFMAVLNASEAKNYISTQKGIIVTLNPKSKAAAKSVRLEVVNDNIVHVSAVPGNQFPTEKSLIIRDEAVIKPATFQIAENGNLITLSTRTLKAQVNSLTGEVKFFDKNGKVILQENKGGGKSFKSIEVEGTKGYSVRQVFESPADEAFYGLGQHQADEINYKGKNEILYQYNTKVSIPFVVSNKNYGILWDNYSVTKFGDVRDYAQLNQFKLYDQEGKEGALTATYLVNSDPSKIFVKRREATIDYENLETVKNFPAKFPFNNAKIVWEGQIEPSETGLFRFITYYAGYTRVWINNQLMMDKWRTAWNPNSAKFNLRLEKGKRYPVKLEWQPDGGVSYISLKALSPVSDTEQQKLSLASEMADQIDYYFIKGNNADEVIGGMRRLTGKAQVMPKWAMGFWQSFERYKTQDELVNTVAEFRKRHIPLDNIVQDWSYWSVDQWGSHDFDPARFTDPKKMLDDIHAMNAKVMISVWPKFYCNTEHYKEFDAKGWMYRRAVQDSVRDWIGEGYIGSFYDAYAPGARKLFWNQMNEHLFSKGIDAWWMDASEPDILSNASMEYRKQLMNPTALGPSTKYFNTYALMNAKAIYEGQRSVSPNQRVFLLTRSGFAGSQGYAAATWSGDIGTCWEDMKAQISAGINFALSGNPYWTMDIGGFSVQKRFEKAQEGSEDMNEWRELNTRWFQFGTFAPLFRVHGQTPRREMFNMSSESNPAYQSMLYYDKLRYKLMPYIYSLAGKVYFNDYTIMRGLAMDFGNDTKALNIGDQFMFGPSLLVNPVYQYKARERQLYLPANTGWYDLYSGKYQAGGQSIIANAPFERMPIYVKAGSIVPFGPEIEYTSQKPADVITLYVYAGANGSFELYEDQGENYDYEKGKYALIPFSYNDKSRTLEIGQRKGEFDGMLKQRTFNVVFVAPDIATGIDAQENITKTVTYSGEKIEVKL